A single region of the Podospora pseudopauciseta strain CBS 411.78 chromosome 1, whole genome shotgun sequence genome encodes:
- a CDS encoding hypothetical protein (EggNog:ENOG503P52B) has translation MASLIARRAFSTTVRRLTTGEEALKSESKKNPEILILGGIMVCALGGAGYYFGRSPTKSTSENTVPIADKSMPWESGSTHGKYQYHPGGDASAAPKDAPSAVNVVVVPNVTLPKELHDRYNKWGKDGY, from the exons ATGGCTTCCCTCATCGCCCGCAGAGCTTTCAGCACGACCGTCCGTCGCCTCACCACCGGCGAGGAGGCTCTCAAGAGCGAGTCCAAGAAGAACCCCGAGATTCTG ATCCTCGGCGGTATCATGGTCTGCGctcttggtggtgctggctaCTACTTCGGCCGCTCCCCTACCAAGTCCACCTCCGAGAACACCGTCCCTATCGCCGACAAGAGCATGCCCTGGGAAAGCGGTTCGACCCACGGCAAGTACCAGTATCACCCCGGTGGTGATGCCAGCGCTGCCCCCAAGGATGCCCCTAGCGCTGTcaacgtcgtcgtcgtccccAACGTCACTCTGCCCAAG GAGCTTCACGACAGATACAACAAGTGGGGCAAGGATGGCTATTAA